In one Tessaracoccus palaemonis genomic region, the following are encoded:
- a CDS encoding UTP--glucose-1-phosphate uridylyltransferase — protein MSAAGLQAARDKMLAAGVSAPAIEVFSRFYELLESGETGVIREDTIEPLLDPPMLADVDITGAEAREAIGQTVIIKLNGGLGTSMGLDKAKTLLKVRDGQNFLDLIVRQVLAARERYEARLPLLLMNSFRTQDDTLAHLARYPELPVEGLPLSFLQNQEPKLRADDLTPVEWAEDPTLEWCPPGHGDLYPALEGSGVLDQLIEAGFRYACVSNGDNLGAAPNATIAGWFAKSGAPYAAELCRRTINDKKGGHLAIRKADGQLILRDTAQTAPEEMDYFTDEHRHPFFHTNNLWFDLVKLKEALVARGSVLGLPLIRNEKTVDPAKKDSTPVIQVESAMGAAVEVFEGATAICVGRDRFLPVKTTNELLLLRSDVYDLTAEGKLVARTETSPEISLDGRFYKLVDDFTARIPSAPSLCKATSLKVAGDWTFGEGVVVVGDVELADEGSAQEIPVGTRLGS, from the coding sequence GAGACCGGCGTCATCCGCGAGGACACCATCGAGCCGCTGCTCGACCCGCCGATGCTCGCCGACGTCGACATCACCGGCGCCGAGGCACGTGAGGCCATCGGTCAGACCGTGATCATCAAGCTCAACGGCGGGCTCGGCACGTCGATGGGCCTCGACAAGGCCAAGACGCTGCTGAAGGTGCGCGACGGTCAGAACTTCCTCGACCTGATCGTCCGCCAGGTGCTGGCCGCGCGCGAGCGCTACGAGGCCCGCCTGCCGCTGCTGCTGATGAACTCGTTCCGCACGCAGGACGACACACTGGCCCACCTGGCCCGCTACCCCGAGCTGCCGGTCGAGGGGCTGCCGCTGAGCTTCCTGCAGAACCAGGAGCCCAAGCTCCGCGCCGACGACCTGACCCCCGTCGAGTGGGCCGAGGATCCGACGCTCGAGTGGTGCCCGCCCGGCCACGGCGACCTGTACCCGGCGCTGGAGGGCTCCGGCGTGCTGGACCAGCTCATCGAGGCCGGCTTCCGCTACGCGTGCGTCTCCAACGGCGACAACCTCGGCGCCGCGCCCAACGCGACGATCGCCGGCTGGTTCGCCAAGTCCGGCGCCCCGTACGCCGCCGAGCTGTGCCGCCGCACCATCAACGACAAGAAGGGTGGCCACCTGGCCATCCGCAAGGCCGACGGCCAGCTCATCCTCCGCGACACCGCGCAGACCGCGCCGGAGGAGATGGACTACTTCACCGACGAGCACCGCCACCCGTTCTTCCACACCAACAACCTGTGGTTCGACCTGGTCAAGCTCAAGGAGGCCCTCGTCGCGCGCGGCTCCGTGCTCGGCCTGCCGCTGATCCGCAACGAGAAGACCGTCGACCCGGCGAAGAAGGACTCGACGCCGGTCATCCAGGTGGAGTCCGCGATGGGCGCCGCCGTCGAGGTGTTCGAGGGCGCGACCGCCATCTGCGTCGGGCGCGACCGCTTCCTGCCCGTCAAGACCACCAACGAGCTGCTGCTGCTGCGCTCGGACGTCTACGACCTGACCGCCGAGGGCAAGCTCGTCGCCCGCACGGAGACCAGCCCCGAGATCAGCCTCGACGGGCGCTTCTACAAGCTGGTCGACGACTTCACCGCCCGCATCCCCAGCGCCCCGTCGCTGTGCAAGGCCACGAGCCTGAAGGTCGCGGGCGACTGGACCTTCGGTGAGGGCGTCGTGGTGGTGGGCGACGTCGAGCTGGCCGACGAGGGGTCTGCTCAGGAGATCCCCGTTGGCACCCGACTCGGTTCCTGA
- a CDS encoding DUF222 domain-containing protein: METRRRDDSRQAMERLRSGIAMRRRGEAEELEGICDLALAYRLDEADLLDYGTATYRDRDTKLPEKLIHPGGEGTPSVSEFLAMEIAALTRCSQTSAIEKIATALNLKYRHPVLFEAVINGEVEKWLAAKVAWLCRDLNPMQAEKVTARWLPLQYGLVPSAALRELRKLITRVDQAAAREREAEARAQRGIWLRDLEPGITSIGGRLDVLDGRIVDERLHQISERLKTRYPGLDHSARRAKALSLAMNPDLLLTILAADQPALTIDLDSPYSESDIGKAARPSALEPPLAVEPPDEDDEPPFPDDEPPDWQPPDDPRLDHSGGVGPFASLKAPRQACAEPRRSARRPERFSELVEGPPDGASWSATSVGVGPFASLKAPRQARRPDRFPEPPRFPEPPRFPEPPRFPEPPQPPEPPPLSEPLRFPELVEGRRAQRGEGPPLRASRHDRVCSDDAPMPTTPLPRVEIVVHITTDADGNLDPVASVERADVLTTTLLGELLGDGYRNGEITLKVQPVIDLNHMPAADGYRPTQRMRKALRLLRPTEAFPFSTRTRGLDIDHNTSYQPGHRGQTRLANMAQLCRRVHRGKTKGAWILNQIAPGHFRWTSPLGYVYEVTHNGAWLECTPDLGPQLSPIDTAMRDWLDALDDDHTLTG, translated from the coding sequence ATGGAAACCCGACGACGCGACGACTCCCGGCAGGCGATGGAACGCCTCCGCTCGGGCATCGCCATGCGCCGCCGCGGCGAAGCCGAAGAACTCGAAGGGATCTGCGACCTCGCCCTCGCCTACCGGTTGGATGAGGCCGACCTCCTCGACTACGGCACCGCGACCTACCGCGACCGCGACACCAAGCTCCCCGAGAAGCTGATCCATCCCGGAGGAGAAGGCACCCCATCGGTGTCGGAGTTCCTCGCCATGGAGATCGCCGCCCTGACGCGGTGTTCGCAGACCTCGGCGATCGAGAAGATCGCCACCGCCCTGAACCTGAAGTACCGCCACCCCGTGCTGTTCGAGGCCGTCATCAACGGTGAGGTCGAGAAGTGGCTGGCCGCGAAAGTCGCCTGGCTGTGCCGGGACCTGAACCCGATGCAGGCCGAGAAGGTCACCGCCCGCTGGCTGCCCCTCCAGTACGGCCTGGTCCCCAGCGCCGCACTGCGGGAACTGCGGAAACTCATCACCCGCGTCGACCAGGCCGCCGCCCGGGAACGGGAAGCCGAGGCTCGAGCGCAGCGCGGTATCTGGCTGCGCGACCTCGAACCCGGCATCACGTCAATCGGTGGCCGGCTCGATGTGCTGGACGGCCGGATCGTCGACGAGCGACTGCACCAGATCTCCGAGCGGCTCAAGACCCGCTACCCCGGGCTGGACCACTCCGCCCGCCGCGCGAAGGCCCTGTCCCTGGCCATGAACCCGGACCTGCTGCTCACCATCCTCGCTGCCGACCAGCCTGCCCTCACCATCGACCTGGACAGCCCCTACAGCGAGTCGGACATCGGCAAGGCTGCACGGCCCTCGGCCCTCGAGCCGCCGCTGGCAGTGGAGCCGCCTGACGAGGACGATGAGCCCCCGTTCCCTGACGATGAGCCTCCCGACTGGCAGCCACCCGACGATCCACGGCTGGATCACTCGGGTGGAGTGGGTCCTTTCGCTTCGCTCAAGGCGCCTCGACAGGCATGTGCTGAGCCCCGTCGAAGTGCTCGGCGACCCGAGCGGTTCTCTGAGCTCGTCGAAGGGCCGCCTGACGGTGCCTCATGGTCCGCCACTTCGGTTGGGGTTGGTCCTTTCGCTTCGCTCAAGGCACCTCGACAGGCTCGGCGACCCGACAGGTTCCCTGAGCCGCCCCGGTTCCCTGAGCCGCCCCGGTTCCCTGAGCCGCCCCGGTTCCCTGAGCCGCCCCAGCCCCCTGAGCCGCCCCCGTTGTCTGAGCCGCTCCGGTTCCCTGAGCTCGTCGAAGGGCGCCGAGCGCAGCGAGGCGAGGGCCCTCCGCTCCGCGCATCGCGCCACGACAGGGTCTGCTCGGACGACGCACCGATGCCCACGACCCCACTGCCTCGGGTAGAGATCGTCGTCCACATCACCACAGACGCCGACGGGAACCTCGACCCCGTCGCGTCGGTCGAACGCGCCGACGTGCTCACCACCACCCTCCTCGGCGAACTGCTCGGCGACGGCTACCGCAACGGCGAGATCACCCTGAAGGTCCAGCCCGTCATCGACCTGAACCACATGCCCGCCGCCGACGGCTACCGGCCGACGCAACGGATGCGTAAAGCCCTCCGGCTGCTGCGCCCCACCGAGGCATTCCCGTTCTCCACCCGCACCCGCGGCCTCGACATCGACCACAACACCAGCTACCAGCCCGGACACCGAGGCCAGACCCGACTCGCGAACATGGCGCAACTCTGCCGCCGCGTCCACCGCGGCAAGACCAAAGGCGCCTGGATCCTGAACCAGATCGCACCAGGCCACTTCAGATGGACCAGTCCCCTGGGCTACGTCTACGAAGTCACCCACAACGGGGCCTGGCTCGAATGCACCCCGGACCTCGGCCCACAACTCAGCCCCATCGACACAGCAATGCGAGACTGGCTCGACGCCCTCGACGACGACCACACCCTCACCGGCTGA
- the mscL gene encoding large conductance mechanosensitive channel protein MscL yields the protein MQGFKEFLLRGNLVELAVAFVIGAAFSSVVESFTAMFMDVLGKIGGTPDFSSWNPGGVGVGSFLTALISFIIMATVIYFGVVMPYNKAKEFFDRKKQPAYAGPTTESLLAEIRDLLKEEQPR from the coding sequence TTGCAGGGCTTCAAGGAGTTCCTCCTCCGCGGCAATCTGGTCGAGCTGGCCGTCGCGTTCGTCATCGGCGCGGCCTTCTCGAGCGTCGTGGAGAGCTTCACCGCGATGTTCATGGACGTGCTCGGCAAGATCGGCGGCACCCCCGACTTCTCGTCGTGGAACCCCGGCGGGGTGGGCGTCGGGTCGTTCCTGACCGCGCTCATCTCCTTCATCATCATGGCCACCGTCATCTACTTCGGCGTCGTGATGCCCTACAACAAGGCCAAGGAGTTCTTCGACCGGAAGAAGCAGCCCGCCTACGCCGGCCCGACGACCGAGAGCCTGCTCGCCGAGATCCGCGACCTCCTCAAGGAGGAGCAGCCCCGCTGA